A DNA window from Solanum lycopersicum chromosome 3, SLM_r2.1 contains the following coding sequences:
- the AGO1B gene encoding Argonaute1B: MARKRRSELPGSGESSGSQETVGGQGRGQYPPQQQQEGGYQGGGQGRGMRPPPQHQQQLGGYQGGGQGRGQRPPQQHQHEGGYQGGGQGRGMRPPPQQSQQEGGYQGGGQGRGQRPPQQLQQEGGYQGGGRGWRPQQGGYGGRGSGGAPRGGMAPQQPYGGQAEYYQQGRGTQQHQQRGGGPLQQHGGIGGRGAPSGGPSRPPIPELHQATTQTQHQAVMTTQPITCGRPADTSMEVGSSSEPPEMSALQVTQQFQQLAVQPEAAATHTIPPVSSKSLRFPLRPGKGKFGQSCIVKANHFFAELPDKDLHQYDVTITPEVSSRGVNRAVMAQLVLLYQESHLGKRLPAYDGRKSLYTAGPLPFVQKEFKITLTDDEDGPGGARRDREFKVVIKFASRADLHHLGMFLEGRQADAPQEALQVLDIVLRELPTSKYCPVGRSFYSPNLGRRQPLGEGLESWRGFYQSIRPTQMGLSLNIDMSSTSFIEPLLVVDFVAQLLNRDVSSRPLSDADRVKIKKALRGVKVEVTHRGNMRRKYRIANLTSQATRELTFPVDEKGTLKSVIEYFRETYGFVIQHTQWPCLQVGNQQRPNYLPMEVCKIVEGQRYSKRLNEKQITALLKVTCQRPQERERDILETVKHNAYAEDKYAKEFGIKISDKLAQVEARILPPPWLKYHDNGREKDCLPQVGQWNMMNKKMVNGGTVANWICINFSRNVQDTVAHGFCSELAQMCGISGMNFNPNPVLPPVSARPDQVERVLKTRFHDAMTKLQPLSKELDLLVAILPDNNGSLYGDLKRICETDLGVVSQCCLTKHVFKMSKQYLANVALKINVKVGGRNTVLVDAISRRIPLVSDRPTIIFGADVTHPHPGEDSSPSIAAVVASQDWPEITKYAGLVSAQAHRQELIQDLYTTRQDPVKGTVSGGMIKDLLISFRRATGQKPQRIIFYRDGVSEGQFYQVLLYELDAIRKACASLEPNYQPPVTFVVVQKRHHTRLFANNHRDRNAVDRSGNIIPGTVVDSKICHPTEFDFYLCSHAGIQGTSRPAHYHVLWDENKFSADGLQSLTNNLCYTYARCTRSVSIVPPAYYAHLAAFRARFYMEPETSDGGSVTSGAAGRGVGAGAAGKNTRAPGAGSAVRPLPALKDNVKRVMFYC; encoded by the exons ATGGCGAGGAAGAGGAGAAGTGAGTTACCTGGTTCAGGTGAGAGCTCTGGGTCTCAAGAAACTGTTGGGGGACAGGGTCGTGGCCAGTATCCACCCCAGCAGCAACAAGAAGGTGGATACCAAGGTGGAGGACAGGGTCGTGGCATGCGTCCACCACCACAGCATCAACAACAATTAGGTGGCTACCAAGGTGGAGGGCAGGGTCGTGGCCAGCGTCCACCCCAGCAGCATCAACATGAAGGTGGCTACCAAGGTGGAGGACAGGGTCGCGGCATGCGTCCTCCTCCCCAGCAGTCACAACAAGAAGGTGGCTACCAAGGTGGTGGACAGGGTCGTGGCCAGCGTCCACCACAGCAGCTACAACAAGAAGGTGGTTACCAAGGTGGAGGAAGAGGTTGGAGGCCACAACAGGGAGGGTATGGTGGCCGTGGTAGTGGAGGAGCTCCACGTGGTGGAATGGCCCCTCAACAGCCATATGGTGGACAGGCTGAATACTATCAGCAGGGCAGAGGGACTCAGCAGCATCAACAACGAGGTGGAGGACCACTCCAGCAACATGGTGGCATAGGTGGCCGTGGAGCACCTTCTGGTGGGCCTTCTAGGCCACCAATTCCCGAGCTGCACCAAGCAACCACACAGACTCAACATCAAGCTGTAATGACTACTCAGCCCATTACTTGTGGAAGACCAGCTGACACATCCATGGAAGTGGGTTCCTCATCTGAGCCACCTGAGATGTCAGCTCTGCAAGTGACACAACAGTTCCAGCAACTGGCTGTGCAGCCAGAAGCAGCTGCAACCCATACAATTCCACCTGTGTCAAGCAAATCACTAAGGTTTCCGCTGCGTCCAGGGAAGGGAAAGTTTGGTCAGAGTTGCATAGTGAAAGCCAATCACTTCTTTGCTGAGCTGCCTGACAAAGACTTGCATCAGTATGAT GTCACCATTACTCCAGAAGTATCTTCACGAGGGGTCAACCGTGCTGTCATGGCACAGCTGGTGCTTCTTTACCAAGAATCTCATCTTGGAAAGAGACTTCCAGCTTATGATGGAAGAAAAAGTCTATACACTGCAGGGCCCCTTCCATTTGTTCAAAAAGAGTTCAAAATCACTCTTACTGATGATGAGGATGGGCCTGGTGGTGCCAG GAGGGATAGGGAATTCAAAGTTGTGATCAAATTCGCTTCCCGAGCCGATCTTCATCACTTAGGGATGTTTTTAGAAGGGAGGCAGGCTGATGCACCCCAGGAGGCGCTGCAGGTTCTGGATATTGTGCTGCGTGAGTTGCCAACATCTAA GTATTGTCCAGTAGGTCGTTCTTTCTATTCTCCTAATTTAGGGAGACGACAACCATTGGGAGAGGGTTTAGAGAGCTGGCGGGGTTTCTATCAAAGTATTCGCCCTACACAAATGGGATTATCATTGAACATCG ACATGTCTTCCACTTCCTTCATTGAGCCATTGCTGGTCGTTGATTTTGTGGCACAGCTTCTGAACCGGGATGTGTCATCTAGACCACTGTCTGATGCTGACCGTGTAAAG ATCAAAAAAGCACTGAGAGGTGTGAAGGTGGAGGTTACTCATCGTGGAAATATGCGGCGGAAGTACCGCATCGCCAATTTAACATCTCAAGCAACAAGAGAGTTAAC TTTCCCTGTTGATGAAAAGGGCACTTTGAAATCTGTAATTGAATATTTTCGAGAAACTTATGGGTTTGTTATTCAGCATACCCAGTGGCCTTGTCTGCAAGTTGGAAATCAGCAGAGACCTAATTACTTACCAATGGAA GTCTGCAAGATTGTAGAGGGACAAAGGTACTCAAAGCGCTTGAATGAGAAACAGATAACTGCACTTCTGAAAGTGACCTGCCAGCGCCCCCAAGAAAGGGAGCGTGATATTCTTGAG ACTGTGAAGCATAATGCCTATGCTGAGGACAAATATGCGAAGGAGTTTGGCATTAAGATTAGCGACAAGTTGGCACAAGTTGAGGCTCGTATTTTGCCTCCACCTTGG CTTAAATATCACGATAATGGCCGAGAAAAAGATTGTCTGCCACAAGTTGGCCAATGGAACATGATGAACAAG AAAATGGTTAATGGAGGAACTGTTGCCAATTGGATCTGCATAAACTTTTCTCGCAATGTGCAAGACACTGTTGCACATGGGTTTTGTTCTGAGCTTGCACAAATGTGTGGAATATCTGGAATG AACTTCAACCCGAATCCTGTTCTGCCTCCTGTAAGTGCACGCCCTGATCAGGTTGAGAGAGTTTTGAAAACTCGATTTCATGATGCCATGACAAAGCTGCAGCCGCTATCGAAGGAGCTTGATCTCCTGGTCGCTATCTTGCCAGACAATAATGGCTCTCTTTATG GTGATCTGAAACGGATTTGTGAGACTGACCTTGGAGTTGTTTCACAGTGCTGTTTGACAAAACATGTATTTAAGATGAGCAAACAGTATCTAGCCAATGTAGCACTGAAAATTAATGTTAAGGTGGGAGGAAGAAACACTGTGCTAGTTGATGCAATATCTAGGCGAATTCCCCTTGTCAGCGACCGTCCTACAATCATTTTTGGTGCAGATGTCACCCATCCCCACCCTGGAGAGGACTCTAGCCCATCCATTGCTGCG GTGGTTGCTTCTCAAGATTGGCCTGAGATTACTAAGTATGCTGGTCTAGTTTCTGCTCAAGCCCATAGGCAAGAGCTTATTCAGGATCTGTACACAACTAGGCAAGATCCTGTTAAAGGGACTGTGTCCGGCGGCATGATTAA GGACTTACTTATCTCCTTCCGAAGAGCTACTGGGCAAAAACCTCAGAGAATCATTTTCTACAG GGATGGTGTTAGTGAAGGGCAATTTTATCAAGTTCTTCTTTATGAACTTGATGCCATACGTAAG GCATGTGCATCATTGGAGCCAAATTATCAGCCTCCAGTTACATTTGTTGTGGTTCAGAAACGTCATCATACTAGACTTTTTGCTAACAACCACCGTGATAGAAATGCTGTTGATCGGAGCGGGAACATTATACCTG GTACTGTTGTTGATTCGAAGATTTGCCACCCAACAGAGTTTGATTTCTATCTTTGTAGTCATGCTGGCATACAG GGTACGAGTCGTCCAGCTCATTACCATGTTCTATGGGACGAGAACAAGTTTTCAGCTGATGGACTGCAGTCATTGACAAACAACCTGTGCTATAC ATATGCAAGGTGCACACGCTCAGTCTCCATTG TCCCTCCGGCCTATTATGCACATTTGGCAGCTTTTCGTGCTCGTTTCTATATGGAGCCTGAGACATCAGACGGTGGATCAGTAACAAGCGGAGCTGCTGGCAGAGGGGTTGGTGCAGGAGCTGCTGGAAAGAATACACGAGCACCAGGTGCAGGTTCTGCTGTTAGACCTCTTCCTGCTCTCAAGGATAACGTGAAGAGGGTCATGTTCTATTGCTAG